A region from the Thauera humireducens genome encodes:
- a CDS encoding GPW/gp25 family protein, with product MDTRLHFPYQFDGRGTTRTDGADAWIRGLIEQVLFTAPGERVMRPDFGCGLRELVFAPNSPELAATTQFLVHGALQQWLGDLITVEAVTVDAVDARLAVTVQYVVRRDESRQSATFQRGGEA from the coding sequence ATGGACACCCGCCTGCATTTTCCCTACCAGTTCGACGGCCGCGGCACCACGCGCACCGATGGCGCCGATGCCTGGATACGCGGCCTGATCGAGCAAGTGCTGTTCACCGCACCGGGGGAACGCGTGATGCGCCCGGACTTCGGCTGCGGGCTGCGGGAACTCGTGTTCGCCCCCAACAGCCCGGAACTGGCGGCCACCACGCAGTTCCTGGTGCACGGCGCCCTGCAGCAGTGGCTTGGCGATCTCATCACCGTCGAGGCGGTCACGGTCGACGCGGTCGATGCGCGGCTCGCGGTAACGGTGCAGTACGTGGTGCGCCGTGACGAAAGCCGCCAGTCGGCGACCTTCCAGCGCGGAGGCGAGGCATGA
- a CDS encoding phage baseplate assembly protein V — MSERYYGKYRGMVLNNIDPMQQGRLQVQVPDVAGLAPASWAMPCVPIAGLQNGMVALPVIGSGVWIEFEQGNPEFPIWVGCFWGSAAEVPALALATPPGLPAITFQTPLQNGLTISDLPGPTGGIMLKSATGATLIVNDTGIYIQNGKGASITLLGPSVTINNGALMVT, encoded by the coding sequence ATGAGCGAACGCTATTACGGCAAGTACCGGGGCATGGTGCTCAACAACATCGACCCGATGCAGCAGGGCCGGCTGCAGGTCCAGGTGCCGGATGTCGCCGGGCTGGCGCCGGCGTCGTGGGCCATGCCCTGTGTGCCGATCGCCGGGCTGCAGAACGGCATGGTCGCCCTGCCGGTGATCGGTTCCGGCGTATGGATCGAGTTCGAGCAGGGCAACCCGGAATTTCCGATCTGGGTCGGCTGCTTCTGGGGCAGCGCCGCCGAGGTCCCTGCGCTGGCGCTGGCGACGCCGCCGGGCCTGCCGGCGATCACCTTCCAGACGCCGCTGCAGAACGGCCTGACCATCTCCGACCTCCCCGGCCCCACTGGCGGGATCATGCTCAAGAGCGCCACCGGGGCGACGCTGATCGTCAACGACACCGGCATCTACATCCAGAACGGCAAGGGCGCCTCGATCACGCTGCTGGGGCCCAGCGTGACGATCAACAACGGCGCATTGATGGTGACCTGA
- a CDS encoding YkgJ family cysteine cluster protein — MNAPTPLSLPTALAELGTQLERGSLFTHTALGENAARLAELQAIVHGLADTLLARGLIDADELAAAIQRANDELHARGEQLGPGTRIRVDADDAAPAPEVSVDCESRLPICQAVCCRLNFALSVPEIEAGQVRWDLGQPYFIRKREDGHCVHHDADTRACGVYAHRPGVCRRYSCAHDERIWRDFEGRVLNTDWIAAHLDTATRPRAETVRMHFIPRPPTEADGAGNNEDAAP; from the coding sequence ATGAACGCACCCACGCCCCTCTCGCTCCCCACGGCGCTTGCCGAGCTGGGCACCCAGCTCGAGCGCGGCAGTCTCTTCACCCACACCGCGCTGGGCGAGAACGCCGCGCGCCTGGCCGAGCTGCAGGCCATCGTGCATGGCCTGGCCGACACCCTGCTCGCACGCGGGCTCATCGATGCTGACGAACTCGCCGCGGCGATACAGCGCGCGAACGACGAACTGCACGCGCGTGGCGAGCAGCTCGGCCCCGGCACGCGCATCCGTGTCGACGCGGACGACGCTGCACCGGCGCCCGAGGTCAGCGTCGACTGCGAAAGCCGCCTGCCGATCTGTCAGGCCGTGTGCTGCCGCCTGAACTTCGCACTGAGCGTGCCGGAGATCGAGGCCGGTCAGGTGCGCTGGGACCTCGGCCAGCCCTACTTCATCCGCAAGCGCGAGGACGGCCACTGTGTCCACCACGATGCCGACACCCGGGCCTGCGGCGTCTATGCCCATCGCCCCGGCGTCTGCCGGCGCTACAGCTGCGCGCACGACGAACGCATCTGGCGCGACTTCGAAGGCCGGGTATTGAACACGGACTGGATCGCCGCCCATCTGGACACGGCCACCCGCCCCCGCGCCGAAACGGTACGCATGCACTTCATTCCGCGGCCCCCGACCGAAGCGGACGGCGCCGGCAACAACGAGGACGCCGCACCATGA
- a CDS encoding DUF4157 domain-containing protein produces the protein MKHHAPAQAMQDNTAAAPSPAPLLERAASESAESMPHALQHRMQARFGHDFGHVRIHAGPASAAAAEALGARAYTLGRDVHLGREVPALPSDERQQLLAHEAIHTVQQGAGEVRPSDALGVSRPDDAAEREAHALAAHLGHPPSPSLALRDRVLGPSPARIQRAVAPHIQRDLKGKHSVRDGHFDVNLKTESHPGAKNGMSGTIKFTASDKAPDSKNIRLLQVVRDQNLETGKEYQWTGDEADRNKMMTKATKGSGFRSGFFVDHSAALANPRTSKADPAVSPYYRDYWPNAASSQDGSKQGKTVKEASLWDYPGSSGKRRFTFETAAKGADTGYIFATLQWGFTISDPAKGNVTNEHAKAYRGPSRTFVRAVSAFNEFYKNPGASTAPTK, from the coding sequence ATGAAGCACCACGCCCCCGCCCAAGCCATGCAGGACAACACGGCCGCCGCCCCCTCGCCCGCCCCCCTGCTCGAGCGCGCCGCCAGCGAGTCGGCCGAATCGATGCCGCACGCACTGCAGCATCGCATGCAGGCGCGCTTCGGCCACGACTTCGGCCACGTCCGCATCCATGCCGGTCCCGCCTCGGCCGCTGCCGCCGAGGCGCTCGGCGCGCGCGCCTACACGCTGGGCCGTGACGTGCATCTGGGGCGGGAGGTCCCGGCGCTGCCATCGGACGAACGCCAGCAACTGCTGGCACACGAGGCGATCCACACGGTGCAGCAGGGCGCCGGCGAGGTCCGCCCAAGCGATGCCCTGGGCGTCAGCCGTCCCGACGACGCCGCCGAGCGCGAGGCGCATGCGCTGGCAGCACACCTCGGCCACCCGCCCTCGCCTTCGCTGGCGCTGCGCGACCGTGTGCTGGGGCCGTCCCCCGCGCGCATCCAGCGCGCCGTGGCACCCCACATCCAGCGCGACCTCAAGGGCAAGCACTCGGTCAGGGACGGCCACTTCGACGTCAACCTCAAGACCGAATCCCACCCCGGCGCCAAGAACGGCATGAGCGGCACGATCAAGTTCACCGCCAGCGACAAGGCGCCGGACTCGAAGAACATCCGCCTGCTCCAGGTGGTTCGCGACCAGAACCTGGAAACCGGCAAGGAATATCAATGGACCGGCGACGAGGCGGACCGCAACAAGATGATGACGAAGGCCACGAAAGGCAGTGGATTCCGGTCTGGCTTCTTCGTCGACCACTCCGCTGCACTGGCGAACCCGAGGACATCGAAGGCGGATCCGGCCGTCTCGCCCTACTACCGCGATTACTGGCCGAACGCAGCCAGTAGCCAGGACGGCAGCAAGCAAGGCAAGACCGTCAAGGAAGCCTCCTTGTGGGACTACCCCGGCTCCTCGGGCAAACGCCGCTTCACGTTCGAGACGGCTGCCAAGGGGGCCGATACCGGCTACATCTTCGCGACACTGCAGTGGGGCTTCACGATCAGCGATCCCGCCAAGGGCAACGTCACCAACGAACATGCGAAGGCCTATCGCGGGCCGTCCCGCACCTTCGTCCGCGCCGTGTCGGCCTTCAACGAGTTCTACAAGAATCCGGGCGCATCGACCGCCCCCACCAAGTAG
- a CDS encoding ATP-binding protein — protein MNASLDLDWSTANQRLLVLEFARLHALLGDEPARADELDRLQVEADALRARQPAPPAIDVLAQRFGLSPFERDVVLLCAGCEMDSRLAARCAEAQGQTAPWPSFGLALAALPEPHWSALAPQGPLRTWQLVSVDEGAGLTGGRLRITENVLHFLAGLDALDARLAPLLEPVPPPALMCPEHALLVERLLAVQDERGRLPGPIVFHGDDPDGQQEVAVALAERHGLSLFRLRAADLPASATEQDALARLWQRDAMLLGSALLLTHAEGDPAATVERFVGRNKGFGRLICIAGRAPVFSDAEAFAVNLPDAPAQCRLWRLALAAYRPTLTPTAAFDALASHYRLSARRIAALAERSAAMPDDVLATRLRGACRSQASAMGSLAQAIEPCASWNDLILPDAQHLALRQIETHVRHRLTVHHDWGFAGRGARGLGIATLFWADSGTGKTMAAEVLANSLQLALFRIDLSAVVSKYIGETEKNLRQVFDAAEESGAILLFDEADALFGKRSEVKDSHDRYANIEVSYLLQRMEAYRGLAILTTNHKTALDNAFARRLRFVVHFPFPDERQREALWRSVFPPATPLDALDYAKLARLAVPGGSIRNIALAAAFLAAEAGTAVGMTHLLHAAHAEAAKRDKPVSEAETRGWL, from the coding sequence ATGAACGCGTCGCTCGACCTCGACTGGAGCACCGCCAACCAGCGACTGTTGGTACTCGAGTTCGCCCGCCTGCATGCCTTGCTGGGCGACGAGCCAGCCCGCGCCGACGAGCTCGATCGCCTGCAGGTCGAAGCCGACGCCCTTCGCGCCCGGCAGCCCGCGCCGCCGGCCATCGACGTGCTGGCGCAGCGCTTCGGCCTCAGCCCCTTCGAGCGCGACGTCGTCCTGCTGTGCGCCGGGTGCGAGATGGACAGCCGGCTCGCCGCACGCTGCGCCGAGGCCCAAGGGCAGACCGCCCCCTGGCCCAGCTTCGGCCTGGCATTGGCGGCACTGCCGGAGCCGCACTGGAGCGCGCTGGCGCCCCAGGGTCCGCTACGGACATGGCAACTGGTCTCGGTCGACGAAGGCGCCGGACTGACGGGCGGCCGGCTGCGCATTACGGAGAACGTGCTGCACTTCCTCGCCGGCCTCGACGCCCTCGACGCCCGCCTAGCCCCGCTGCTCGAACCAGTGCCCCCGCCAGCGCTGATGTGCCCTGAGCACGCCCTTCTGGTCGAACGCCTGCTCGCCGTGCAGGACGAGCGCGGTCGGCTGCCCGGCCCAATCGTCTTCCATGGCGACGACCCCGACGGCCAGCAGGAAGTCGCCGTGGCGCTCGCCGAGCGCCACGGCCTGAGCCTGTTCCGCCTGCGCGCGGCAGACCTGCCGGCGAGCGCCACGGAGCAGGACGCGCTCGCCCGCCTGTGGCAGCGCGACGCCATGCTGCTCGGCAGTGCCCTGTTGCTCACGCACGCGGAGGGCGACCCTGCGGCGACGGTCGAGCGCTTCGTTGGCCGCAACAAGGGGTTCGGTCGCCTGATCTGCATTGCTGGACGCGCACCCGTGTTCTCTGACGCCGAAGCCTTCGCCGTCAACCTCCCGGACGCACCGGCCCAATGCCGGCTATGGCGGCTGGCGCTCGCCGCGTACCGTCCCACCCTCACCCCGACCGCTGCCTTCGATGCACTGGCCAGCCACTACCGGCTGAGCGCACGCCGCATCGCGGCGCTTGCCGAACGGTCCGCGGCGATGCCCGACGATGTGCTGGCCACCCGGCTGCGCGGCGCATGCCGCAGCCAGGCGAGCGCCATGGGCTCGCTCGCGCAGGCCATCGAGCCGTGCGCGAGCTGGAACGACCTCATCCTGCCGGACGCCCAGCATCTGGCGCTGCGGCAGATCGAGACGCACGTGCGCCATCGGCTCACGGTCCATCACGACTGGGGCTTTGCCGGCCGCGGCGCGCGCGGGCTGGGCATCGCCACGCTGTTCTGGGCCGATTCGGGCACCGGCAAGACAATGGCGGCCGAGGTGCTGGCCAACAGCCTGCAACTCGCGCTGTTCCGCATCGACCTGTCGGCGGTGGTCAGCAAATACATCGGCGAGACGGAGAAGAACCTGCGCCAGGTTTTCGATGCCGCCGAGGAGTCGGGCGCCATCCTGCTGTTCGACGAGGCCGATGCGCTGTTCGGCAAGCGCAGCGAGGTCAAGGACAGCCACGATCGCTACGCCAACATCGAGGTCAGCTACCTGCTGCAACGCATGGAGGCCTATCGCGGCCTCGCCATCCTGACGACCAACCACAAGACGGCGCTCGACAACGCCTTCGCCCGCCGGCTGCGTTTCGTCGTGCATTTTCCCTTCCCCGATGAGCGCCAGCGCGAAGCCCTGTGGCGCAGCGTGTTTCCACCGGCCACACCGCTCGACGCGCTGGACTACGCGAAACTCGCCCGTCTCGCGGTGCCTGGCGGATCGATCCGCAACATCGCCCTCGCCGCCGCTTTTCTCGCCGCCGAGGCCGGCACCGCCGTGGGCATGACGCACCTGCTGCATGCGGCCCATGCCGAAGCCGCCAAGCGCGACAAGCCGGTATCCGAAGCCGAAACGCGGGGGTGGCTATGA
- a CDS encoding DUF4255 domain-containing protein, producing the protein MSTALAIAGVTAVLRDRLNDGLVNHNVAGLIGNAVTVSVRAPDRVVPADGAESSQLNLFLYRVAPNAAWRNAGLPAHDPDGRHRVGNPPLALDLNYLLSAYSGGDLHAEILLGYAMQLLHEFPVLTREMIRAALTPSPDVGVLLPPALRALSDCGLADQLEILRITPLTIDTEEVSRLWSATQSSFRPSAAYQVSVVLIEATRSTRAPLPVLTRGERDPVSGRERGVVVTPDLVPPLPALEAVLPAAGQPAARLGEAVTLQGHHLDGSAREVLLASERFAVAETLPASGASESGRMVFSIPASRAADFPVGVYEARARLVRAGEPRPRDSNRLGFTLAPDITNLPQTVARNPAGDALVTITFTPELRAGQRATLIVGQRELAPQTYTAPTATLDFVIDNAETGAHLVRLRVDGIDSPIIDHSVVPPRFLDLRLTIT; encoded by the coding sequence ATGAGCACCGCGCTCGCCATCGCCGGGGTCACCGCCGTGCTGCGCGACCGGCTCAACGACGGGCTGGTCAACCACAACGTGGCGGGACTGATCGGCAACGCGGTCACGGTCAGCGTACGCGCACCGGATCGCGTCGTGCCGGCCGACGGTGCCGAGTCGAGCCAGCTCAACCTGTTCCTGTATCGCGTCGCACCCAACGCTGCCTGGCGCAACGCTGGCCTCCCGGCCCACGATCCGGACGGACGCCATCGGGTCGGCAACCCGCCGCTGGCGCTCGACCTGAACTACCTGCTCTCCGCCTACAGTGGCGGCGACCTCCACGCGGAGATCCTGCTGGGCTATGCGATGCAGTTGCTGCACGAGTTCCCGGTCCTCACGCGCGAGATGATCCGTGCCGCGCTGACCCCCTCGCCCGACGTCGGCGTACTGCTGCCGCCGGCGCTACGGGCACTGTCCGACTGCGGCCTGGCCGACCAGCTCGAGATCTTGCGCATCACGCCGCTGACGATCGACACCGAGGAGGTGTCGCGCCTGTGGTCGGCGACACAGTCGAGTTTTCGGCCCAGCGCCGCCTACCAGGTCTCGGTGGTGCTGATCGAAGCGACCCGGTCTACGCGCGCGCCCCTGCCGGTGCTGACACGCGGCGAGCGCGACCCGGTTTCCGGGCGCGAACGCGGCGTGGTGGTGACCCCGGATCTCGTCCCGCCACTGCCCGCACTCGAGGCGGTGCTGCCGGCCGCCGGCCAGCCCGCGGCACGACTGGGCGAAGCCGTCACCCTGCAGGGCCACCACCTGGATGGCAGCGCACGCGAAGTGCTGCTCGCCAGCGAACGCTTCGCCGTGGCGGAGACCTTGCCGGCAAGTGGCGCCAGTGAATCCGGGCGCATGGTGTTCAGCATCCCCGCATCGCGCGCGGCCGATTTCCCGGTCGGTGTCTATGAAGCGCGCGCGCGGCTCGTGCGCGCGGGCGAGCCGCGCCCGCGTGACAGCAATCGCCTCGGCTTCACCCTCGCCCCGGACATCACCAACCTGCCGCAAACCGTGGCACGCAACCCGGCGGGCGATGCCCTCGTCACCATCACCTTCACGCCCGAGCTGCGCGCCGGGCAGCGCGCCACGCTCATCGTCGGCCAGCGCGAACTCGCCCCTCAGACCTACACCGCGCCGACCGCCACCCTCGACTTCGTGATCGACAACGCCGAGACCGGCGCGCATCTCGTCCGGCTTCGCGTCGATGGCATCGACAGCCCGATCATCGACCACAGTGTCGTGCCACCTCGCTTCCTCGACCTTCGGCTGACGATCACATGA
- a CDS encoding phage tail protein, with protein sequence MAQFSVNAQRFDPYKNFKFRVKWDGRYVAGISKVGALKRSTELVEHREGGDPSTSRKSPGRTRFDAITLERGVTHDREFEQWANKVWNFGSGLGAEVSLKDFRKDLIIEVYNEAGQLAIAYKVYRCWVSEYQALPDLDANANAVAIQTIKLENEGWERDYEVGEPTEPSFNEPA encoded by the coding sequence ATGGCACAGTTCAGCGTCAACGCGCAGCGCTTCGATCCCTACAAGAACTTCAAATTCCGCGTCAAATGGGATGGTCGCTACGTCGCCGGCATCAGCAAGGTGGGCGCCCTCAAGCGCAGCACCGAACTGGTCGAACACCGCGAGGGCGGCGACCCTTCGACCTCGCGCAAGTCGCCGGGCCGCACCCGCTTCGATGCGATCACCCTCGAACGCGGCGTCACCCACGACCGCGAGTTCGAGCAGTGGGCGAACAAGGTGTGGAACTTCGGTTCCGGCCTCGGCGCGGAAGTCTCGCTCAAGGACTTTCGCAAGGACCTGATCATCGAGGTCTACAACGAGGCCGGCCAGCTGGCGATCGCCTACAAGGTGTATCGCTGCTGGGTTTCGGAGTACCAGGCCCTGCCCGATCTCGATGCCAACGCCAACGCGGTCGCGATCCAGACGATCAAGCTCGAGAACGAGGGCTGGGAGCGCGACTACGAGGTCGGCGAACCGACCGAGCCCAGCTTCAACGAACCGGCCTGA
- a CDS encoding phage tail sheath family protein, whose protein sequence is MPSVLSYPGVYIEEIPSGVRTITGVATSITAFIGRALRGEVDRAIRVQSFAEYSRLFGGLSRSSTMSYAVSHFFQHGGRDALIVRVFNGDADTDTATITLATTSGNLVLEAASPGTWGNRLRARVDHLTRDTSDTLLFNLTVEELDRAGGTTVVASEPFRNVSVNTGSARFVDTVLKAQSALVRVRTSAPADESPVDGTANATTTATDGGAITDTQIAGDRDARTGLYALEAADLFNLLCIPPPSFDADLVAATWATAAAYCQERRAMLIIDAPAAWTANASTAIATAEAGVNGLRATIGNDDAINAAAYFPRLRMPDPLSENRLADFAPCGAVAGIIARTDGQRGVWKAPAGLAASFSGVQGFTYTMTDAQNGVLNPVGLNCLRSFPVTGHLLWGARTLAGADALASEWKYLPVRRLALYIEESLFRGTQWVVFEPNDSPLWAQIRLNIGAFMQDLFRQGAFQGSSPRDAYFVKCDAETTTQNDIDRGVVNILVGFAPLKPAEFVVIKIQQMAGQIEA, encoded by the coding sequence ATGCCGTCAGTCCTGAGTTACCCCGGGGTCTACATCGAGGAGATTCCGAGTGGCGTACGCACGATCACCGGTGTCGCCACGTCGATTACCGCCTTCATCGGTCGCGCCCTGCGCGGAGAGGTCGACCGCGCCATCCGCGTACAGAGTTTCGCCGAGTACAGCCGCCTGTTCGGCGGGCTGTCGCGCTCGAGCACGATGTCCTACGCGGTCAGTCACTTCTTCCAGCACGGTGGCCGTGATGCCCTGATCGTGCGCGTGTTCAATGGCGATGCCGACACCGACACCGCGACGATCACGCTGGCGACCACCTCCGGCAACCTGGTACTCGAGGCCGCGAGCCCCGGCACCTGGGGCAATCGCCTGCGGGCGCGGGTCGACCATCTGACCCGAGACACGTCGGACACGCTGCTGTTCAACCTGACGGTGGAGGAACTCGACCGCGCCGGCGGCACCACCGTGGTCGCCTCGGAACCGTTCCGCAACGTCTCCGTCAACACGGGCAGCGCGCGCTTCGTGGATACGGTGCTGAAGGCGCAGTCCGCCCTCGTCAGGGTAAGGACATCCGCCCCGGCCGACGAGAGTCCGGTCGATGGCACGGCGAACGCCACCACCACCGCTACCGACGGCGGCGCCATCACCGACACCCAGATCGCCGGTGACCGCGACGCGCGCACCGGGCTGTACGCGCTCGAGGCGGCGGACCTCTTCAACCTGCTGTGCATTCCGCCGCCCTCGTTCGACGCCGACCTGGTGGCCGCGACCTGGGCGACTGCCGCCGCCTACTGCCAGGAACGGCGCGCGATGCTGATCATCGATGCGCCAGCCGCATGGACTGCGAACGCGAGTACCGCGATCGCGACCGCCGAAGCCGGCGTCAACGGCCTGCGCGCCACGATCGGCAACGACGATGCGATCAACGCCGCAGCCTACTTCCCGCGCCTGCGCATGCCCGACCCGCTCAGCGAGAACCGCCTCGCCGACTTCGCGCCCTGCGGTGCGGTCGCCGGCATCATCGCCCGCACCGACGGCCAGCGCGGCGTGTGGAAGGCGCCGGCCGGCCTCGCGGCCTCATTCTCCGGGGTGCAGGGCTTCACCTACACCATGACCGACGCGCAGAACGGCGTGCTCAACCCGGTCGGACTCAACTGCCTGCGCAGTTTCCCGGTCACCGGCCACCTGCTGTGGGGTGCACGCACGCTGGCCGGCGCCGATGCACTGGCGTCGGAATGGAAGTACCTGCCGGTCCGGCGGCTGGCGCTGTACATCGAGGAAAGCCTGTTCCGCGGCACGCAGTGGGTCGTGTTCGAGCCGAACGATTCGCCGCTGTGGGCACAGATCCGGCTCAACATCGGCGCCTTCATGCAGGATCTGTTCCGCCAGGGCGCATTCCAGGGCAGCAGCCCGCGCGACGCCTACTTCGTCAAGTGCGACGCCGAAACCACCACCCAGAACGACATCGACCGCGGCGTCGTGAACATCCTGGTCGGCTTCGCGCCGCTCAAGCCGGCCGAGTTCGTCGTCATCAAGATCCAGCAGATGGCCGGACAGATCGAAGCCTAA
- a CDS encoding sensor domain-containing diguanylate cyclase: MSTSQLQLFQAAVMQSWNAIVITDADLAGGCRVQIANPAFCAMTGYTLEELRGRTLSMLQGPDTDAAVIEDLRTCLREARFFEGTATNYRKDGSSYIVRWNISPVRDDEGVLTHFISVQQDISEHVRTERENHLLARALDATSDPVLLTDAQARIIFANTAFTELNGYSAAEIRGRTPALFKSGMHDEAFYASLRRSLACGRDFRATFINRRRDGSLYHAEQSISPICDEKGRVTHYVSVSKDISKRVDMEQTLRDAATRDMLTGLYNRHRGDQLLEEAAANARTDGGQLSVVVCDVDHFKQVNDRFGHPAGDRILVEISRILRGVLSRNRRKFRQPINVACPSPGRWGRPNSRVTSRHFDHGNASRMSRPDCSGLDGAD; this comes from the coding sequence ATGAGCACTTCACAACTGCAATTGTTCCAGGCGGCCGTCATGCAGTCGTGGAACGCGATCGTCATCACCGATGCGGATCTTGCCGGCGGCTGCCGCGTGCAGATCGCCAATCCGGCATTCTGCGCGATGACGGGCTACACGCTGGAGGAATTGCGCGGGCGCACCTTGAGCATGCTGCAGGGTCCCGACACGGATGCAGCGGTGATCGAGGACCTTCGTACCTGCCTGCGGGAGGCGCGCTTCTTCGAGGGCACCGCGACCAACTATCGCAAGGACGGTTCGAGCTACATCGTTCGATGGAACATCTCGCCCGTCCGCGACGACGAAGGCGTGCTGACGCATTTCATCTCGGTGCAGCAGGACATCTCCGAGCATGTGCGCACCGAGCGGGAGAATCACCTTCTCGCCCGCGCGCTGGACGCCACCAGCGACCCCGTATTGCTGACGGATGCGCAGGCGCGGATCATCTTTGCCAACACGGCCTTCACCGAGCTCAACGGCTACTCGGCGGCGGAGATCCGCGGCCGCACGCCGGCCCTGTTCAAGTCGGGCATGCATGACGAGGCCTTCTACGCCTCCTTGCGCCGTTCGCTCGCCTGCGGGCGGGATTTCCGCGCGACTTTCATCAACCGGCGCCGCGACGGATCGCTTTATCACGCGGAACAGAGCATCTCCCCGATCTGCGATGAGAAGGGACGGGTCACGCATTACGTCAGCGTGAGCAAGGACATCTCGAAGCGGGTCGATATGGAGCAGACCCTGCGCGACGCGGCCACCCGCGACATGCTCACCGGCCTCTACAACCGCCATCGCGGCGATCAGCTGCTCGAGGAAGCGGCGGCCAACGCGCGCACCGACGGCGGCCAGCTGAGCGTGGTCGTGTGCGACGTCGATCATTTCAAGCAGGTCAACGACCGGTTCGGCCATCCCGCCGGCGACCGCATCCTGGTCGAGATCTCCCGCATCCTGAGAGGGGTTCTAAGCCGGAACCGCCGAAAATTCCGTCAGCCGATCAACGTGGCTTGTCCCTCGCCCGGTCGATGGGGTAGACCCAACAGTCGTGTCACTAGCCGCCATTTCGATCACGGCAATGCCAGCCGGATGTCACGTCCAGATTGTTCCGGTCTGGACGGGGCCGACTGA
- a CDS encoding type B-3 chloramphenicol O-acetyltransferase CatB3, with translation MTNYFDSPFKGKLLSEQVKNPNIKVGRYSYYSGYYHGHSFDDCARYLFPDRDDVDKLIIGSFCSIGSGASFIMAGNQGHRYDWASSFPFFYMQEEPAFSSALDAFQKAGNTVIGNDVWIGSEAMVMPGIKIGHGAVIGSRSLVTKDVEPYAIVGGNPAKKIKKRFTDEEISLLLEMEWWNWSLEKIKAAMPMLCSSNIVGLHKYWLEFAV, from the coding sequence ATGACCAACTACTTTGATAGCCCCTTCAAAGGCAAGCTGCTTTCTGAGCAAGTGAAGAACCCCAATATCAAAGTTGGGCGGTACAGCTATTACTCTGGCTACTATCATGGGCACTCATTCGATGACTGCGCACGGTATCTGTTTCCGGACCGTGATGACGTTGATAAGTTGATCATCGGTAGTTTCTGCTCTATCGGGAGTGGGGCTTCCTTTATCATGGCTGGCAATCAGGGGCATCGGTACGACTGGGCATCATCTTTCCCGTTCTTTTATATGCAGGAAGAACCTGCATTCTCAAGCGCACTCGATGCCTTCCAAAAAGCAGGTAATACTGTCATTGGCAATGACGTTTGGATCGGCTCTGAGGCAATGGTCATGCCCGGAATCAAGATCGGGCACGGTGCGGTGATAGGCAGCCGCTCGTTGGTGACAAAAGATGTGGAGCCTTACGCTATCGTTGGCGGCAATCCCGCTAAGAAGATTAAGAAACGCTTCACCGATGAGGAAATTTCATTGCTTCTGGAGATGGAGTGGTGGAATTGGTCACTGGAGAAGATCAAAGCGGCAATGCCCATGCTGTGCTCGTCTAATATTGTTGGCCTGCACAAGTATTGGCTCGAGTTTGCCGTCTAA
- a CDS encoding aminoglycoside N-acetyltransferase AAC(6')-Ib4, producing MTNSNDSVTLRLMTEHDLAMLYEWLNRSHIVEWWGGEEARPTLADVQEQYLPSVLAQESVTPYIAMLNGEPIGYAQSYVALGSGDGWWEEETDPGVRGIDQSLANASQLGKGLGTKLVRALVELLFNDPEVTKIQTDPSPSNLRAIRCYEKAGFERQGTVTTPDGPAVYMVQTRQAFERTRSDA from the coding sequence GTGACCAACAGCAACGATTCCGTCACACTGCGCCTCATGACTGAGCATGACCTTGCGATGCTCTATGAGTGGCTAAATCGATCTCATATCGTCGAGTGGTGGGGCGGAGAAGAAGCACGCCCGACACTTGCTGACGTACAGGAACAGTACTTGCCAAGCGTTTTAGCGCAAGAGTCCGTCACTCCATACATTGCAATGCTGAATGGAGAGCCGATTGGGTATGCCCAGTCGTACGTTGCTCTTGGAAGCGGGGACGGATGGTGGGAAGAAGAAACCGATCCAGGAGTACGCGGAATAGACCAGTCACTGGCGAATGCATCACAACTGGGCAAAGGCTTGGGAACCAAGCTGGTTCGAGCTCTGGTTGAGTTGCTGTTCAATGATCCCGAGGTCACCAAGATCCAAACGGACCCGTCGCCGAGCAACTTGCGAGCGATCCGATGCTACGAGAAAGCGGGGTTTGAGAGGCAAGGTACCGTAACCACCCCAGATGGTCCAGCCGTGTACATGGTTCAAACACGCCAGGCATTCGAGCGAACACGCAGTGATGCCTAA